CAAGGGCCTGTATCTGGGCAACTTCAACCTGGAGCTGATCCACCCTCATCCAACGCCCGACGACGACGAGGCGGCTGACGGCGAGGCCTTCCTGAAGAAGCTGCGTGCCTATGCGGTGACCATGGACGGGCCGCTCATTGAGCGCGAGGCGAAAATACCGGACTCCTACCTACGGGATATGGCCGATCTCGGTGTTTTCGGGATGAAGATTCCGAAGGAGTATGGCGGGCTGGGCCTTTCGCTGACGTATTACGGCCGGGCGCTGATCCTGCTTGGGTCGGTTCACCCGAGTCTCGGAGCACTCGTTTCGGCGCACCAGTCCATCGGCGTTCCGGAGCCGGTCAAGGTCTTTGGCACGCCGGAGCAGAAGCAGGAGTACCTGCCGAGGTGCGCGGCCGGCGCCATTACGGCGTTCTTGTTGACGGAGCCCGACGTCGGCTCTGATCCGGCGCGGGTGAGCGTTACGGCCGAACCCGAGGCTGATGGTTCCGGCTACCGGCTGAACGGGGTGAAGCTGTGGACGACGAACGGTGTGATTGCCGAACTGGTGGTGGTGATGGCAAAGGTGCCGCCGCATGAGGGCGGTCGCGGAGGTATTACAGCGTTTGTGCTTGAGGCCGACGCTGACGGGATCACGGTGGAGAACCGCAATACCTTCATGGGCCTGAGGGGTATTGAGAACGGGGTGACCCATTTTCATGATGTGCACGTTCCGGCGGCGAACCGTCTGGGTAAGGAGGGGCAGGGCCTGAAAATTGCTCTGACAACTCTCAACACGGGGCGGCTGTCCATTCCGGCGATGTGCGCGGCGGCCGGTAAATGGTCGCTCAAGATTTCACGCGAATGGTCTGTGGCCCGTATCCAGTGGGGTCGGCCGGTCGGTGAGCATGAGGCGGTCGGGAAGAAACTGGCATTCATTGCGGCCACTACTTTCGCCCTGGAAGCGGTCTTTGAACTCTCTGCCGGTCTGGCCGACGCCGGGATGAAGGACGTCCGTATCGAGGCGGCCCTGGCGAAGCTTTGGTCCAGTGAAATGGCTTACCGGGTGGCGGACGAGATGGTGCAGATCCGCGGCGGGCGGGGTTATGAGACCGCAGAATCTCTGGCTGCGCGGGGCGAGCGGGCCGTGCCTGCCGAACAACTGCTGCGGGATCTGCGGATCAACCGGATCTTCGAGGGATCCACGGAGATCATGCATCTGATCATTGCCCGAGAAGCCGTCGATGCTCATCTTCAGGTGGCCGGAGACCTGGCATCGCCTGATGCAGACCTGTTGGCGAAAGCCAGGGCCGCGGTCGGCGCGAGCGGGTTTTATGCGAAGTGGCTACCGCATCTGGCCGCTGGTCAGGGCATGAACCCTGTTGCGTACCGGGAGTTCGGTCCTTTGGCCAAGCATCTGCGGTTCGTGGAACGGTCTTCCCGAAAGCTGGCCCAGAACACGTTCATGGGCATGGGCCGCTGGCAAGCCAACCTGGAGCACAAACAGGCTTTCCTGGGCCGAATTGTGGACATTGGTGCCGAACTCTTCGCAATGTCAGCCGTCTGTTCCAGGGCAGAGCTACTGGCTGGCAAGGATGCGGTGGAGGGCCGGGCTTCCCGCGAGCTTGCTGACGCTTTCTGCCAGCAAGCTCGCGGTCGCGTGCGCGAACTCTTCACCGAGCTCTGGCGCAATGCCGATACCGTGGACCACCGGGTAGCTGCTCACGCGATGGATGGATCTTACGAGTGGCTTGAACG
This region of Arthrobacter roseus genomic DNA includes:
- a CDS encoding acyl-CoA dehydrogenase family protein, whose amino-acid sequence is MSAETRQQATNVSEREAREVAEAARETEWVRPSFAKGLYLGNFNLELIHPHPTPDDDEAADGEAFLKKLRAYAVTMDGPLIEREAKIPDSYLRDMADLGVFGMKIPKEYGGLGLSLTYYGRALILLGSVHPSLGALVSAHQSIGVPEPVKVFGTPEQKQEYLPRCAAGAITAFLLTEPDVGSDPARVSVTAEPEADGSGYRLNGVKLWTTNGVIAELVVVMAKVPPHEGGRGGITAFVLEADADGITVENRNTFMGLRGIENGVTHFHDVHVPAANRLGKEGQGLKIALTTLNTGRLSIPAMCAAAGKWSLKISREWSVARIQWGRPVGEHEAVGKKLAFIAATTFALEAVFELSAGLADAGMKDVRIEAALAKLWSSEMAYRVADEMVQIRGGRGYETAESLAARGERAVPAEQLLRDLRINRIFEGSTEIMHLIIAREAVDAHLQVAGDLASPDADLLAKARAAVGASGFYAKWLPHLAAGQGMNPVAYREFGPLAKHLRFVERSSRKLAQNTFMGMGRWQANLEHKQAFLGRIVDIGAELFAMSAVCSRAELLAGKDAVEGRASRELADAFCQQARGRVRELFTELWRNADTVDHRVAAHAMDGSYEWLERGIIDVSEGTGPWISEPVSGPSSKENQHRKYR